From Anopheles darlingi chromosome 2, idAnoDarlMG_H_01, whole genome shotgun sequence, the proteins below share one genomic window:
- the LOC125949818 gene encoding uncharacterized protein LOC125949818: protein MLTESIIERATQKQAPVSSTTNNTTTTTTSSSSTTSNSSSIRSLIRRNNRIGTGTGDQQLSTRTAKPDAATTSTAPTSNAADTLLQRFRFHFSKRAQKLTRNSFCSSQDNLGASEYRKDRRVHGLQLPLHPLQLIGWFALALFGYSTFGVLIPALEPSLQAPLSVGLAGLYLLHIVSHLTALLLDPADPELRKLPSSKTVVPEFDRTRHSHVIENGRCHLCNIRTTSQRTKHCSVCNKCVGTFDHHCKWLNHCVGGRNYVAFLMCVVSAVIAALVILAAAIIEIVLYHVQPSWLNLAWFGLAEQAPGGVVVGGGGGSELGDVATTSTTVQDDIGATGAGVATGGIFENFTTSAQDLLLNSTAVIFGGAAADVSNGTTESSIDGSAVDVSSVVIGGGTVSANGVNDGEQFTGIGLHHTVFLVFIASLGILAAIAAGLLLHLCCFHVYISFLGLTTYEYIRNSRQAAQNEATAAASDTRATQQSNGPVKHEQQPPGQSGPTYGLLSNCTHAGRRKFPEVYICSSINPHSSPSIGGPVSSLMIPPGQLNDLNRVRPRTLHCCDSTSTECRNNITAAGLRTLSKNVAASSSTTTTTTVTSLAASTAALADAAIQGGQPNPHLHHHYHQQQQHDQKAAFYLCSMLEDDSCANDESDDELGHKSDSSRTFHCCSQYSRQMAAQQSSTMTTNNNPQQHQHQGQQQFVQQHHQHHLHPHSHGNDFLAAATAATLMATTMTTLTTTTTTSEEAYVQYTERCTFCSVQVQKPGQAVEDSNADRAVLDQHAHPGSHSTGGNVLEGPELACCAAAKSLTTAKHHRWKRKWNCCSSVPDSPDVPVGTDAVGVVRTISGTLSVAASRSVLSASPATGLPTIANVTEQRQQASRSRPRYRQRSAEDSEDPIALSSSVQCPRSELIYNENCANNNSVSSVQSSPSGAACRSSRMQPTAATAATAAVAGASWNDNGNATNNHGISADRDEPVIQILNSDANGNDVTRAEGGGGGSSGSLRNSNAPSSTTAQQQGANVSPAPKRPRARLVRPWPVVRLRHMMRMIDRYRRPRARPTVGGSSNPSPGGSGGGVATIATSSSTSSSSNSTSTNGHNPMLIKQNQIRPMTSCEYASALLSVPGFGMSMLAAASAAASGASSGSSCETGSPTVQRRSPSNGNAMDRPAITMPVLPPPARRRLKGGGGGICDQLPPDLPAGFDYQPTPSNGTPSTSFSTGTNGIGVRVPVHPPLAYRRSRRKTVLRNRSPTLSPIHESGLSNPTSPLPCRHVCAPSSATASSGSTNNLLIHSHDGGGASVGASFQVATTGYTDQSP, encoded by the coding sequence ATGCTCACAGAGTCTATAATAGAGCGTGCGACGCAAAAACAAGCACCGGTcagcagtaccaccaacaacacgacgacaaccaccaccagcagcagcagcaccaccagcaacagcagcagcatcaggagtcTGATCAGACGCAACAATCGcatcggtaccggtaccggcgacCAGCAACTCTCGACCAGAACTGCCAAACCGGACGCAGCGACTACGTCCACAGCACCCACCAGCAACGCCGCCGACACACTACTTCAACGCTTCCGCTTTCATTTCAGCAAACGGGCCCAGAAGCTAACACGCAATTCCTTCTGCTCGTCACAAGATAATCTGGGAGCGTCCGAGTATCGGAAGGATCGACGGGTGCACGGACTGCAGCTTCCGTTGCACCCACTGCAGCTGATCGGTTGGTTCGCCCTAGCCCTCTTCGGCTACTCTACGTTCGGCGTACTGATACCTGCACTCGAGCCCTCCCTGCAAGCACCGCTGTCGGTCGGGCTCGCCGGACTCTATCTGCTGCACATCGTTTCACACCTGACGGCCCTGTTGCTCGATCCGGCCGATCCTGAACTGAGGAAACTGCCGTCAAGTAAAACCGTAGTCCCCGAGTTCGATCGTACCCGGCACTCGCACGTGATCGAGAACGGGCGATGCCACCTGTGCAACATCCGTACAACGAGCCAGCGGACTAAGCACTGCAGTGTGTGCAACAAGTGCGTCGGCACGTTCGATCATCACTGCAAATGGTTAAACCATTGCGTCGGTGGACGGAACTATGTTGCCTTCCTTATGTGCGTGGTGAGTGCCGTCATTGCAGCGCTGGTCATTCTGGCCGCGGCCATCATCGAGATCGTGCTGTACCATGTACAGCCGAGCTGGCTGAACCTAGCCTGGTTTGGACTAGCCGAACAAGCGCCAGGCGGCgttgtggtcggtggtggaggtggcagTGAGCTGGGCGATGTGGcgaccacttccaccaccgtcCAGGATGATATCGGAGCAACTGGAGCTGGTGTAGCAACTGGAGGGATCTTTGAGAATTTTACCACCTCGGCCCAGGATTTGCTACTCAACAGTACCGCTGTGATCTTCGGTGGTGCGGCCGCAGATGTTAGTAATGGCACTACGGAATCGTCCATCGACGGCAGTGCAGTGGATGTATCTTCGGTGGTAATTGGTGGCGGCACTGTGAGCGCTAATGGAGTGAACGATGGAGAGCAGTTTACGGGGATAGGACTACATCATACCGTGTTCCTGGTGTTTATTGCCTCGCTCGGCATTTTGGCCGCCATTGCAGCGGGTCTACTGTTGCATCTGTGCTGCTTTCACGTTTACATTTCCTTCCTCGGACTTACCACCTACGAGTACATCCGGAACAGTCGGCAAGCTGCACAGAATGAAGCGACCGCTGCAGCAAGCGACACTCGAGCAACGCAACAGTCAAATGGGCCCGTGAAACATGAGCAACAGCCCCCTGGTCAGTCGGGGCCCACTTATGGGTTATTATCGAACTGTACGCACGCAGGTAGGCGCAAGTTTCCTGAGGTTTACATTTGCTCCTCTATCAATCCACactcatcgccatcgatcggGGGCCCGGTTTCGTCTCTGATGATTCCACCGGGCCAGCTGAACGATTTGAATCGAGTGCGGCCACGTACGTTACACTGCTGCGACAGCACTAGCACCGAGTGTCGGAACAACATAACGGCTGCTGGTTTGCGGACACTTTCGAAGAATGTTGCGGCCTCCTCATCGacaaccactaccacaacGGTAACGTCATTGGCGGCTTCCACGGCGGCACTTGCCGATGCAGCCATTCAAGGTGGTCAACCGAATCCCCATCttcatcaccactaccaccagcagcaacagcacgaccAGAAGGCGGCCTTCTATTTGTGTTCCATGCTGGAGGACGATTCATGCGCCAACGATGAGTCAGACGATGAGTTGGGGCACAAGTCGGACAGCTCGCGGACATTTCACTGCTGCTCGCAGTACAGCCGCCAGATGGCCGCGCAGCAATCATCCACGATGACTACCAACAATAACccgcaacaacaccagcaccaagggCAGCAACAGTTTgtgcagcaacaccatcaacatcatcttcatccacaCAGTCACGGGAACGATTTCTTGGCAGCGGCGACTGCCGCTACActaatggccaccaccatgacGACActaacgacgacaacgaccacatCTGAGGAGGCCTACGTGCAGTACACGGAGCGTTGTACCTTTTGTAGCGTTCAGGTACAGAAACCCGGTCAGGCGGTCGAAGATTCAAATGCCGATCGGGCTGTGCTAGATCAGCACGCGCATCCGGGATCGCATAGCACCGGCGGTAATGTGCTGGAAGGACCAGAGTTAGCCTGCTGTGCCGCAGCCAAATCCCTCACGACGGCCAAACATCATCGGTGGAAAAGAAAGTGGAACTGTTGCTCGAGTGTTCCGGATAGTCCGGATGTTCCCGTCGGTACGGATGCAGTCGGTGTGGTACGAACGATTTCTGGTACACTATCGGTGGCCGCATCACGCTCGGTATTGAGCGCTAGCCCGGCAACTGGACTACCGACGATCGCAAATGTAACCGAACAGCGTCAGCAGGCTAGCAGATCGCGCCCGCGATACCGGCAACGGTCCGCAGAGGATAGCGAGGATCCGATCGCACTCAGTTCATCGGTACAATGTCCCAGATCTGAGCTTATATATAATGAAAACTGTGCCAACAATAACTCCGTCAGTAGTGTTCAAAGTAGTCCAAGTGGAGCTGCTTGCCGGAGCTCACGAATGCAGCCGACcgcggccacagcagcaacagcagcagttgcaggtGCTAGCTGGAATGATAATGGTAACGCCACAAACAACCATGGGATCAGTGCGGATCGTGATGAACCGGTCATACAGATCCTAAACTCCGATGCCAACGGTAATGATGTGACGAGagctgaaggaggaggtggaggaagcaGTGGTTCATTGCGGAACAGTAATGCAccatcgtcgacgacggctCAACAGCAGGGTGCGAATGTTTCACCCGCCCCGAAGCGTCCACGGGCCCGGCTGGTACGGCCCTGGCCTGTCGTGCGATTGCGTCACATGATGCGTATGATCGATCGTTATCGACGTCCGCGAGCACGACCTACGGTCGGTGGTTCGTCTAATCCCAGTCccggtggaagtggtggcggtgtagcAACAATcgccaccagtagcagcaccagcagcagcagcaacagcaccagtaccaATGGCCACAACCCGATGTTGATTAAACAGAATCAGATAAGACCGATGACATCCTGCGAGTACGCTAGTGCTCTGCTGTCAGTGCCTGGATTCGGAATGTCGATGCTAGCGGCTGCATCGGCTGCTGCCTCTGGTGCATCATCCGGAAGTTCTTGCGAAACAGGATCACCAACCGTCCAGCGGCGCTCGCCCAGCAATGGCAACGCTATGGATCGACCCGCGATCACTATGCCCGTCCTACCGCCacctgctcgtcgtcgtctgaagggtggtggtggagggataTGTGACCAGTTGCCGCCCGATCTACCGGCCGGTTTCGACTATCAACCAACGCCTTCAAACGGCACACCTTCGACGTCATTTTCAACGGGTACGAACGGCATTGGTGTACGAGTGCCAGTGCATCCACCGCTAGCATATCGAAGAAGCCGCCGGAAGACGGTCCTCCGCAATCGCAGCCCTACGCTGTCACCGATACACGAGTCCGGCCTATCGAATCCgacctctccccttccctgtCGCCACGTTTGTGCACCCAGCTCGGCGACGGCAAGCAGTGGCAGTACCAATAACCTGTTGATTCATTCgcacgatggtggcggtgccagTGTCGGGGCTTCATTTCAGGTAGCGACCACCGGTTACACCGATCAGTCGCCATGA
- the LOC125949819 gene encoding integrator complex subunit 6 codes for MTIILFLVDTSASMCQRALVNGVQKSYLDIAKGAVETFLKFRQRSQDCMGDRYMLLTFEDPPNNVKAGWKENHATFMNELKNLQSTGLTSMGEALKNAFDLLNLNRMQSGIDTYGQGRCPFYLEPSVIIVLTDGGKYTFRNGVHQEIILPLHAQMPGTKLTKEPFRWDQRLFSLVLRMPGHRVEERAEGKVPHDESMIEKMCEVTGGRSYKIKSHYVLNQCIESLVQKVQPGVVIHFDQLITNGGGGIGLSDAALAADIQFQPTKRMIYVPKQHPSQKTFPVGYWPIPEPYWPDPKLTNLPPRDAHPKIKIIAPCCDEPQVLRNFPIDKYEVEACPLTLQILSKKEANKVWPLIVSTGMQGEMPFGYLKPNGNLPIVHLYVLPYNYQMLLPLINDLFHKFNLNPPNDWVYKFTNYVKTIPQYYCPFLRRALATIPNVPYQLVQYILPETLDSYLCPAVANYLKQMKNTAKQDQENLCLRVLKQLKQPKPAYHQVETLKINPGQPLKRDLVSHPMLRDTFAKLHSEIGNYDNFTVVVPTLTRQPSTKNYRNPYDIPRRDLIDEVARMRENFFRLPTSSIHLYTKDSAHSLPIADMGNYQEYLKSRETPLRELEPTNVRQHMFGNPYKKDKNMVMVDEADLNDVAPMKAGGSGREHPASGMKKGAVGMDASVSARTSRKRKAGPIRKDYVFKRSSIDTSGSSSTVSTSSSSSSLSSLSSLSGSNSDLSSEYDSMSDYGGSDTESDDGEGRLVITLDPIDEPSESGSESPNHLESLKKIAQLDDRLADPGNSSSESSSGDTNAKSETLASVDEQHDTLAGTGSSIMNDRESQPPDRNESDFTADSCPREPLNEANAERQDRDPLSSEMADHPEEDQEHPEDSDMPLVMDLGESDASPSVHEEERFNQVAQQPPTQDQQQATVAAAHATTFDHQEQQRNDLQQPAYGDGGHTAFIEHHPQQQPTVNSVTPASSSLDSSSSSSSRDMNDVHNISKILKTCHNGDADGNGLVNSRGDPEAMREDDRLAREHAVRSPPTAAAEVQENGGTGLIATNGGYSPPEPDQPTTTTTTTNPHWNIANAFYAGDFGEEEDDEQDTEQIEEFNLKMRSVVFKDIRRPGRDYSELLKHLELVQGSLETKERFVTMSIGEARRFRRHRMVTCIEEWWDGYSARVVSMRSYGYVRPYQRTPSPQGVVPAQYFTAPA; via the coding sequence atgacgatcattCTCTTTCTGGTGGACACTTCCGCCTCGATGTGCCAGCGGGCGCTGGTGAATGGGGTGCAAAAGTCGTACCTCGACATCGCGAAGGGGGCCGTCGAAACGTTCCTGAAGTTCCGCCAGCGATCGCAGGACTGCATGGGTGATCGGTATATGCTGCTAACGTTCGAGGACCCGCCGAACAACGTGAAGGCGGGCTGGAAGGAGAACCACGCGACGTTCATGAACGAACTGAAGAACCTGCAAAGCACGGGCCTGACCTCGATGGGCGAAGCGCTCAAGAATGCGTTCGATCTGCTCAACCTCAATCGCATGCAGTCCGGTATCGACACGTACGGACAGGGTCGGTGTCCGTTCTATCTTGAGCCATCCGTCATTATCGTGCTAACGGATGGGGGAAAGTACACGTTCCGGAATGGAGTGCACCAGGAGATCATTCTGCCACTGCACGCACAAATGCCCGGCACAAAGCTAACGAAGGAACCGTTCCGGTGGGATCAGCGTCTGTTCTCGCTGGTGCTACGTATGCCGGGCCACCGAGTAGAGGAGCGAGCGGAGGGTAAGGTACCGCACGACGAATCCATGATCGAGAAGATGTGCGAAGTGACGGGAGGCCGATCGTACAAAATCAAGTCGCACTACGTGCTGAATCAGTGCATCGAAAGCTTGGTCCAAAAGGTACAACCGGGAGTGGTGATCCACTTCGATCAGCTCAtcaccaacggtggtggtgggatagGACTGAGCGATGCGGCTCTTGCTGCCGACATTCAATTTCAGCCCACCAAACGGATGATCTACGTGCCGAAGCAACATCCATCGCAAAAGACGTTCCCCGTGGGCTACTGGCCTATACCGGAACCGTACTGGCCAGATCCGAAGCTCACCAACCTGCCACCACGGGATGCGCATCCCAAGATCAAAATCATCGCACCGTGCTGCGATGAACCGCAGGTGCTGCGCAACTTTCCGATCGACAAGTACGAGGTCGAAGCGTGCCCTCTAACATTGCAGATTCTATCCAAGAAGGAAGCGAACAAGGTGTGGCCACTAATCGTGTCGACGGGGATGCAGGGTGAGATGCCGTTCGGTTATCTGAAACCCAACGGCAACCTACCGATCGTGCATCTGTATGTGCTGCCCTACAACTACCAGATGTTGCTGCCACTAATCAACGATCTGTTTCACAAGTTCAACCTTAATCCACCGAACGATTGGGTGTACAAATTCACAAACTACGTCAAAACGATCCCGCAGTACTACTGTCCGTTTTTGCGCCGAGCGCTCGCCACGATCCCGAATGTACCGTACCAGTTGGTCCAGTACATACTGCCCGAAACACTCGACAGCTACCTGTGCCCGGCGGTGGCCAACTATCTGAAGCAGATGAAGAATACGGCCAAACAGGACCAGGAGAACCTGTGTTTGCGGGTGCTGAAGCAGCtgaaacaaccgaaaccggccTACCATCAGGTGGAGACGCTCAAGATCAATCCGGGTCAACCGTTGAAGCGCGATCTCGTATCGCATCCGATGCTACGCGATACGTTCGCCAAGTTGCACAGCGAGATCGGTAATTACGACAACTTTACCGTTGTCGTACCCACGCTGACGAGGCAACCATCGACCAAGAACTACCGCAATCCGTACGACATTCCTCGGCGTGATCTGATCGACGAGGTTGCACGCATGAGGGAGAACTTTTTCCGGCTGCCGACGAGCAGCATTCATCTGTACACAAAGGATTCGGCCCACAGTTTACCGATTGCGGACATGGGCAACTATCAGGAGTACCTCAAGAGCCGGGAGACGCCATTGCGTGAGCTGGAACCGACCAATGTGCGGCAACATATGTTCGGTAATCCGTACAAGAAGGACAAGAACATGGTCATGGTGGATGAGGCCGATCTGAACGATGTGGCCCCGATGAAGGCGGGCGGTTCGGGCCGAGAACATCCGGCCAGTGGCATGAAGAAGGGAGCAGTCGGTATGGATGCGAGTGTATCGGCACGCACCAGCCGGAAGCGTAAGGCGGGCCCAATACGCAaggattatgtgttcaaacgATCCTCGATTGACACCAGTGGATCATCGTCTACAGTCAgtacttcgtcgtcgtcgtcctcgttatCATCACTATCGTCACTAAGTGGCAGTAATTCGGATCTTAGCTCGGAGTACGATAGTATGTCGGATTACGGTGGCAGCGATACTGAGTCAGACGATGGTGAAGGGCGGCTAGTAATTAcgctcgatccgatcgatgaaCCGTCGGAATCGGGTAGCGAGTCACCGAATCATCTGGAAAGTTTGAAGAAGATCGCTCAGCTCGACGATCGACTTGCTGATCCTGGGAACTCCTCTTCCGAGTCTTCGTCAGGCGACACGAATGCCAAATCCGAAACATTGGCATCAGTTGACGAACAGCACGACACGCTCGCAGGCACTGGAAGCTCTATAATGAACGATCGTGAATCACAACCACCGGATCGAAACGAATCAGATTTTACCGCTGACAGCTGTCCCAGGGAACCGCTCAATGAGGCGAATGCAGAAAGGCAAGACCGTGACCCGCTCTCCAGCGAGATGGCTGACCATCCGGAGGAGGACCAGGAGCATCCGGAAGATTCCGATATGCCGCTAGTAATGGATCTCGGCGAGTCCGATGCATCCCCCTCGGTGCACGAGGAAGAACGGTTCAACCAGGTTGCCCAGCAACCACCAACTCAGGACCAACAGCAAgcaacggttgcagcagcGCATGCTACTACGTTCGatcatcaggagcagcaaagGAACGACCTGCAACAACCGGCctatggtgatggtggccataCGGCTTTCATAGAACATCACCCTCAACAGCAGCCCACCGTCAACAGTGTAACACCCGCATCCTCTTCGCTGGACTCCAGTTCCTCCAGTTCCAGTCGTGACATGAATGATGTGCACAACATATCGAAGATCCTGAAAACGTGTCACAACGGCGATGCTGATGGTAACGGATTGGTCAACAGTAGAGGCGATCCAGAAGCGATGCGAGAGGATGACCGATTAGCACGTGAACATGCGGTACGATCCCCACCTACGGCGGCGGCAGAAGTACAGGAAAATGGTGGTACGGGGCTTATCGCAACGAATGGTGGGTACAgtccaccggaaccggaccaaccgacgacgacgacgacgacgaccaatcCGCACTGGAACATTGCCAACGCCTTCTATGCTGGTGATTtcggagaggaagaggatgatgaaCAGGATACGGAGCAGATCGAAGAATTCAACCTGAAGATGCGCTCGGTCGTGTTCAAGGACATACGACGGCCGGGACGCGACTATTCGGAGCTCCTAAAACACCTCGAGCTGGTTCAAGGCAGTCTGGAGACGAAGGAACGGTTCGTTACTATGAGCATCGGCGAGGCACGCCGATTCCGGCGCCATCGAATGGTGACCTGCATAGAGGAATGGTGGGACGGGTACAGTGCGCGGGTGGTCAGCATGCGATCGTACGGGTACGTGCGGCCCTATCAACGAACACCGAGTCCCCAGGGAGTGGTACCAGCACAGTACTTTACCGCAccggcatga
- the LOC125949831 gene encoding sphingomyelin phosphodiesterase-like has protein sequence MRRYCSPAHSVQIGYWRLGERKVSREGDIMRSQTVLALVAVVVALCCTQTDADRLRPQGYKRMVERWQKYYVEFEAEVGREFRAWKRDGVMSTRFRELIDSVRISPEERGYELRELPTAREGPFCGICRGFGGSLLEFRREGATREEVFETAAELCAMLDLQAPDICRGLIDLNIDPILYIIDNRPELPIGSVCAVVFQSGACDLNDENFSSWSVDIDPNGTPVTASKSGTAQRGPNDLKIVQITDLHFDPNYRTGYNADCGAPACCRESQGIPENPAAGAGPWGDYRACDTPWNAVEDIIDRAAEDHPDADFIYHTGDIIDHGIWETSIGYNVRSINQVIQKLRTSFPDKPVYNILGNHEAHPTNVYELGEISRPDFSTNWLYHLSADLWSAWLPRATEQTIRLGGYYTALVRPGFRVIALNNNDCYTFNWWILYQPDALRNQLQWLHDVLLQAERAGEKVHILSHLPVSSDCFSVWQREYRRVLERFRDTVSAQFHGHTHKDEFNVFYAAEDPQYAVAVAWNGGSGTAHTNVNPNYVVYYVNPETYEVTDFESYAYNLTAANLEPNQRPEWFRMYSFQEEFGLSDLSPAGIDELIQRLGTPDGREELQRYWEYKVKLADASLAIGCDENCLLNHLCEIVSNQADDNRKCQELSDAFFG, from the exons ATGCGCAGATACTGTTCACCTGCCCATTCGGTGCAGATCGGTTATTGGAGgttgggagagagaaaagtgtcCAGAGAAGGCGATATCATGCGTTCGCAAACAGTGTTGGCCCTGGTGGCAGTCGTGGTCGCCCTGTGCTGCACCCAAACCGATGCAGATCGGTTGCGACCTCAGGGTTACAAGCGGATGGTTGAACGGTGGCAAAAGTATTACG TTGAGTTTGAAGCTGAAGTGGGCCGGGAATTCCGTGCGTGGAAGCGCGATGGCGTGATGTCGACGAGATTTCGCGAATTGATCGATTCGGTGCGCATCTCACCGGAGGAGCGTGGATACGAACTGCGCGAGTTGCCTACGGCTCGCGAAGGTCCGTTCTGTGGCATTTGCCGTGGTTTCGGTGGATCGCTGCTCGAGTTCCGACGTGAGGGAGCTACTCGCGAGGAAGTGTTTGAAACGGCGGCCGAACTGTGCGCCATGCTTGATCTGCAGGCCCCAGATATTTGTCGTGGTTTGATCGACCTGAACATCGATCCAATATTGTACATCATCGACAATCGGCCAGAGCTTCCGATCGGTTCGGTATGCGCGGTCGTCTTCCAGTCCGGTGCGTGCGACCTCAACGATGAAAACTTTAGCTCCTGGAGTGTGGACATCGATCCGAACGGTACGCCGGTGACGGCTTCGAAATCGGGAACGGCTCAACGTGGACCGAACGATCTGAAGATTGTCCAGATAACGGATCTGCACTTCGATCCAAACTATCGCACCGGATACAATGCGGATTGTGGGGCGCCGGCTTGTTGTCGGGAATCGCAAGGCATCCCAGAGAATCCGGCCGCTGGTGCAGGACCATGGGGTGACTATCGTGCCTGCGATACACCCTGGAACGCCGTTGAGGATATTATCGATCGAGCGGCGGAGGATCATCCGGATGCGGATTTCATCTACCACACGGGTGACATCATCGATCACGGTATCTGGGAAACGTCGATCGGATACAACGTACGATCGATCAATCAGGTTATCCAGAAGCTGCGAACTAGCTTCCCGGACAAGCCGGTTTATAACATTCTCGGCAATCACGAGGCCCACCCGACGAACGTGTACGAGCTTGGGGAGATCAGTCGGCCAGACTTCTCCACCAACTGGCTGTACCACCTGTCGGCGGATCTGTGGAGTGCCTGGTTACCACGTGCCACTGAGCAGACGATCCGTCTCGGAGGTTACTATACCGCACTGGTGCGACCGGGATTCCGAGTGATCGcgctcaacaacaacgactgcTACACGTTCAACTGGTGGATCCTGTATCAGCCCGATGCACTGCGTAATCAGCTGCAGTGGCTGCATGATGTTTTGCTGCAGGCTGAGCGAGCTGGCGAAAAGGTTCATATCCTGTCCCATCTACCCGTTTCGTCCGATTGCTTCAGCGTGTGGCAGCGTGAGTATCGGCGTGTGCTAGAACGCTTCCGGGACACCGTCAGTGCCCAGTTTCATGGCCATACGCACAAGGATGAGTTTAACGTGTTCTACGCTGCCGAGGATCCTCAGTACGCGGTGGCCGTCGCGTGGAACGGTGGAAGCGGTACGGCACACACTAACGTCAATCCCAATTACGTTGTGTACTATGTTAATCCGGAGACTTAT GAAGTGACAGACTTTGAATCGTACGCATACAACTTGACGGCGGCGAATTTGGAACCCAACCAACGACCGGAGTGGTTCCGAATGTACTCGTTCCAGGAGGAATTCGGTTTGAGCGATCTCAGTCCGGCCGGTATCGATGAGCTGATTCAACGGCTCGGCACACCCGATGGCCGCGAGGAACTGCAGCGATACTGGGAGTATAAGGTGAAATTGGCCGATGCCTCGTTGGCGATCGGTTGCGATGAAAACTGTTTGCTGAACCATCTGTGCGAGATCGTCAGCAATCAGGCCGATGACAACCGGAAGTGTCAGGAGCTGAGTGATGCGTTCTTTGGCTGA